From the Choloepus didactylus isolate mChoDid1 chromosome 20, mChoDid1.pri, whole genome shotgun sequence genome, one window contains:
- the LOC119516945 gene encoding protein lin-28 homolog A-like, whose product MGSVSNQQFAGGCAKAAEETPENAAGEAEEPQLLHGAGICTWFNARMGFGFLSMTARAGVALDPPVDVFVHHSKLHMEGFRRLKEGEAVEFTFKQSAKGLESIRVTGPGGVFCIGSERQPKGKNTQKRRSKGDRCYNCGGLDHHAKECKLPPQPKKCHFCQSISHMVASCPLKAQQAPSSQGKPSYFREEEEEIHSSQRPRIEPTARD is encoded by the exons ATGGGCTCCGTGTCCAACCAGCAGTTCGCAGGTGGCTGCGCCAAGGCAGCGGAGGAGACGCCGGAGAACGCGGCTGGGGAGGCCGAGGAGCCGCAGCTGCTGCACGGTGCCGGCATCTGTACGTGGTTCAACGCGCGCATGGGGTTCGGCTTCCTGTCCATGACCGCCCGTGCTGGGGTCGCACTCGACCCCCCTGTGGATGTCTTTGTGCATCACAGTAAGTTGCACATGGAGGGCTTCCGGAGACTGAAGGAGGGTGAGGCAGTGGAGTTCACCTTTAAGCAGTCTGCCAAGGGCCTGGAATCTATCCGTGTCACTGGACCTGGTGGGGTGTTCTGTATTGGGAGTGAGAGACAGCCAAAGGGCAAGAACACGCAGAAGCGCAGATCAAAAGGAGACAGGTGCTACAATTGTGGAGGTCTAGACCATCATGCCAAGGAATGCAAGCTGCCACCCCAGCCCAAGAAATGTCACTTCTGCCAAAGCATCAGCCATATGGTGGCCTCATGTCCACTGAAGGCCCAGCAGGCACCCAGCTCACAGGGAAAGCCCTCCTACTTtagggaggaagaagaagagatcCACAGCTCCCAGAGGCCCAGAATTGAGCCTACAGCGC GAGACTGA